The Nonlabens spongiae genome contains a region encoding:
- a CDS encoding DNA polymerase III subunit gamma/tau, whose translation MEPFIVSARKYRPETFEDVVGQSAITKTLENAIESNHLAQALLFTGPRGVGKTTCARILAKKINHESGDFDPDEDFAFNIFELDAASNNGVDQIRAIVDQVRIPPQVGKYKVYIIDEVHMLSNAAFNAFLKTLEEPPAHAIFILATTEKHKIIPTILSRCQIFDFKRITVSAMREHLKRIAEREGINAEEDALQIIAQKADGALRDSLSIFDRVVSFSGKELTVQAVTENLNVLDRDTYFKFTDLILENNIPQCLVDYDVIMSKGFDGHHFISGLATHFRDLMVCQDPKTIGLLEVADVTKKKYLEQSQKTDLSFLRRALEISNKADFDYRSSRNPRLLIELTLMQLASITTDGEKKNEVTQIIPATAFDQAPVQQTEAKKELPQPSTPQEEAAPSNSEQPPSIEAQENVDVSSSIEQHADHKSAVADASESYSQPSDSSTQEIEEKRRQLNERLKNKISNSSLKGISYKKEVKAKKQKHKIPQDNLPEEPFSQEQFSLVWDKYIQHLQNQGQMILAGILRVDSPKVNGNEIYLKFPNSSMKKDLERDQGKVLDYIKRELRNYAIHFKIDVDKTVTKKYVYTDQDKYEKLVEKNPNVDLLRRTFELDF comes from the coding sequence ATGGAGCCATTTATTGTTTCTGCTCGTAAATACCGTCCCGAGACCTTTGAAGATGTAGTGGGTCAGAGTGCCATTACCAAAACGCTGGAGAATGCCATCGAGAGTAATCACTTGGCACAGGCACTTCTATTCACAGGACCTCGCGGTGTAGGTAAAACGACTTGTGCGCGTATTTTGGCCAAAAAAATCAACCACGAGAGTGGCGACTTTGATCCCGATGAGGATTTTGCATTCAACATTTTTGAGCTGGATGCGGCATCTAACAACGGTGTGGATCAGATCAGGGCGATTGTGGATCAGGTACGTATCCCGCCACAGGTTGGAAAATATAAGGTGTACATTATTGACGAGGTGCACATGTTGTCTAATGCTGCCTTTAACGCTTTTCTTAAAACACTGGAAGAGCCTCCAGCGCATGCGATTTTCATCCTAGCAACGACGGAGAAACACAAAATTATTCCTACCATACTTTCTCGTTGTCAAATATTTGACTTTAAGCGCATCACGGTAAGTGCGATGAGGGAACACCTCAAGCGAATTGCCGAGAGAGAAGGTATCAATGCCGAAGAAGACGCGTTACAAATCATCGCTCAAAAAGCCGATGGCGCCTTGCGTGACTCGCTTTCCATTTTTGATCGTGTGGTGAGTTTTTCTGGAAAGGAATTGACCGTTCAGGCGGTTACGGAGAATTTGAATGTTCTCGATCGCGATACCTACTTCAAGTTTACCGATTTGATTCTGGAGAATAACATTCCGCAATGTTTAGTGGACTATGATGTGATCATGTCCAAGGGCTTTGACGGACACCATTTCATCAGCGGTCTTGCCACTCATTTTAGAGATTTAATGGTGTGTCAAGATCCAAAAACAATAGGCTTGCTTGAGGTTGCAGATGTGACCAAGAAGAAATACCTCGAGCAGTCCCAGAAAACAGATCTGAGCTTTCTGAGGCGCGCCTTAGAAATTTCAAACAAAGCTGACTTTGACTACCGATCGAGTCGCAATCCACGACTGCTGATCGAACTTACGCTTATGCAACTTGCCTCCATCACAACCGATGGAGAAAAAAAAAATGAGGTAACCCAAATAATTCCTGCCACGGCATTTGATCAAGCTCCTGTTCAACAAACTGAGGCAAAAAAGGAACTACCCCAACCTTCTACGCCTCAAGAAGAAGCTGCACCTTCAAACTCTGAGCAACCACCGTCAATAGAAGCTCAAGAAAATGTAGACGTTTCTTCATCAATCGAGCAACATGCAGATCATAAATCAGCAGTTGCTGACGCCTCAGAATCATATTCCCAGCCATCAGACAGCAGCACTCAAGAAATAGAGGAAAAACGCAGGCAACTCAACGAGCGACTCAAGAATAAGATCAGTAATTCTTCACTAAAGGGAATCAGCTATAAAAAAGAGGTCAAGGCTAAGAAACAAAAACATAAAATCCCTCAGGACAACCTTCCAGAGGAGCCATTTTCACAAGAGCAGTTTAGCTTAGTTTGGGATAAATATATCCAGCACCTGCAAAATCAGGGTCAGATGATCCTCGCAGGAATTTTACGTGTGGACTCCCCTAAAGTTAATGGAAACGAGATATACCTTAAATTCCCGAACTCTTCCATGAAGAAAGACCTGGAACGCGATCAGGGTAAAGTCTTGGATTACATAAAGCGCGAATTGCGTAACTATGCGATCCACTTCAAAATTGACGTAGATAAAACGGTGACCAAAAAATACGTCTACACAGATCAGGATAAATATGAAAAATTGGTCGAGAAAAATCCAAACGTGGATTTATTGAGGCGGACATTTGAGTTGGATTTTTGA
- a CDS encoding DoxX family protein: MRSKFSLIAFVVFYLVAGLMHFIQPGFYIQVIPKYLGDSSLLNQAAGIAEIAIAIAAVFKTTRTLAGYGTIAMLLVFVIPHVYFIQLGSCAGDFCIPSWVAWLRLLVIHPLLLYWAYAISKNKTKLL; encoded by the coding sequence ATGAGGTCAAAGTTTTCACTAATCGCCTTTGTGGTATTTTATCTCGTGGCTGGTTTGATGCATTTTATCCAACCCGGTTTTTACATTCAAGTCATTCCAAAATATCTAGGCGACTCCAGCTTGCTGAATCAAGCCGCAGGTATTGCAGAAATTGCCATCGCCATCGCAGCTGTATTCAAAACTACTAGAACTTTAGCAGGTTACGGCACCATTGCGATGCTGCTGGTTTTTGTAATTCCCCATGTGTACTTTATTCAATTGGGCAGTTGTGCGGGTGACTTTTGTATTCCTTCGTGGGTAGCGTGGTTGCGCTTGCTCGTAATTCATCCCCTACTCCTTTACTGGGCTTATGCGATTTCTAAAAACAAAACCAAGCTACTATGA
- a CDS encoding RES family NAD+ phosphorylase, which produces MIVYRITSSKYSKDIYGTGAALYGGRWNKKGTPVLYTGESKEIALLETIVHTPPMLVPNLDILTIKIPDDSIFELEVSNLPKNWIDYPAPAILSEIGQDWILKGEELAMKVPSCIIHSANNYILNCRHPEYMNIEILEHKNFHFDSRLNS; this is translated from the coding sequence ATGATCGTTTACAGAATCACGAGCAGCAAATATTCAAAGGACATTTACGGCACAGGTGCTGCTCTTTATGGAGGTCGCTGGAATAAAAAAGGAACACCTGTACTCTATACTGGAGAAAGTAAAGAAATAGCCTTATTAGAAACAATAGTTCATACACCACCTATGCTCGTTCCCAATCTTGACATCCTTACAATTAAAATCCCGGATGATTCTATTTTTGAACTTGAAGTATCTAACCTTCCTAAAAACTGGATAGACTATCCAGCACCGGCAATTTTATCAGAAATAGGTCAGGATTGGATACTTAAAGGTGAAGAATTAGCCATGAAAGTACCGAGTTGTATAATTCACTCTGCAAATAACTACATTCTGAATTGTCGGCATCCTGAATATATGAACATTGAAATTCTTGAACATAAAAATTTTCACTTTGACTCTCGATTGAATTCCTGA
- the parS gene encoding type II RES/Xre toxin-antitoxin system antitoxin translates to MTVSELTTTQHLDKVRNVLGKKYIDSQLQSHFDFIQAASKGVNANVIKNFGDYFDLKRDTMAEILSVSEPTIYRWTKSNKILERNFSVKLFEISELFLLGIEIFGSKEAFFKWLDLPNTSLGGMEPMELIEIPEGVSKVRDVLGRIEHGVYS, encoded by the coding sequence ATGACTGTTTCAGAATTAACTACAACTCAACATCTGGATAAGGTTAGAAATGTTCTTGGAAAAAAATATATCGATTCGCAACTCCAAAGTCATTTTGATTTTATTCAGGCGGCGTCGAAGGGAGTCAACGCAAACGTTATCAAGAATTTTGGAGATTACTTTGATCTCAAAAGAGATACCATGGCTGAAATTCTTTCAGTTTCTGAGCCTACGATCTATAGGTGGACAAAGTCAAACAAAATACTTGAACGTAATTTTTCGGTCAAGCTTTTTGAAATCTCAGAACTTTTTTTGTTGGGTATTGAAATTTTTGGCTCAAAAGAAGCTTTTTTTAAGTGGCTCGACCTACCCAATACTTCGCTAGGCGGAATGGAACCTATGGAATTGATAGAAATACCAGAAGGCGTTTCAAAGGTTAGGGACGTTCTGGGTAGAATAGAACACGGAGTTTACAGCTAA
- a CDS encoding sugar nucleotide-binding protein, which produces MNRILIIGGSGFIGQALYRELAPFYSVHATYAKDNASFEKNQHFHQFDFETEEIAPLLDQLKPRFIVSAIRGNVNGQLYLHQQLINWVMRNDSRILFLSSANVFDRFTNYPSYEYDKTFSESIYGRFKIKIENALLRLPNSKYVIARIPMIFGAQSPKVKELKKLLTDNEPIEVFPNVVINATYIDKLVQQLHYIINRRRRGVFHLGSSDLIHHSDLYEELATGLGYDQVTWKHVFDSNEDRQLSVLPKDNLLPRHLQFKVEDVVAASIA; this is translated from the coding sequence TTGAATAGGATTCTCATCATAGGCGGTAGTGGATTTATAGGTCAAGCTCTCTACAGGGAGCTTGCTCCTTTTTATAGCGTGCATGCCACTTATGCAAAGGACAACGCTTCTTTTGAGAAGAATCAGCATTTTCATCAGTTTGATTTTGAGACGGAGGAGATCGCTCCCCTACTCGATCAACTCAAGCCTCGCTTTATCGTTAGCGCGATCAGAGGGAATGTAAATGGCCAGTTGTACCTGCACCAGCAATTGATTAACTGGGTGATGAGAAACGACAGCCGCATCCTTTTCTTATCAAGTGCCAATGTTTTTGATCGTTTTACCAACTATCCCAGTTACGAGTACGACAAGACCTTTTCAGAAAGCATTTACGGCAGGTTCAAAATTAAGATTGAAAATGCCTTGCTGCGATTGCCCAACTCTAAATATGTGATCGCGAGAATCCCGATGATCTTCGGTGCTCAAAGTCCTAAAGTCAAGGAGCTCAAAAAACTCTTGACCGATAATGAACCTATCGAAGTGTTTCCAAACGTAGTAATCAACGCTACCTACATAGATAAACTGGTCCAGCAGTTGCATTATATCATCAATCGCCGCCGGAGAGGTGTATTTCATCTGGGTTCATCAGACCTTATCCACCACAGCGATTTGTATGAGGAGCTTGCGACCGGTTTAGGCTACGACCAGGTGACTTGGAAACATGTTTTTGATTCCAATGAGGACCGACAGCTTTCGGTACTACCCAAGGACAACTTACTTCCCAGACACCTTCAGTTCAAGGTAGAAGATGTGGTTGCTGCAAGTATCGCCTAG
- a CDS encoding alkyl hydroperoxide reductase: MKLTLKLAAIYNVLWGAWVILFPNNFFELVGMEPLNHPMVWQGMGMVIGVYGLGYWWASYDPMRHWPIVAVGFLGKIFGPVGFVFNYLQDIVPFEFIYTLITNDFIWWIPFFLILRKVHVEYKWRLS, translated from the coding sequence ATGAAGCTCACACTTAAACTAGCGGCGATTTACAATGTTCTATGGGGCGCGTGGGTGATTCTCTTCCCAAATAATTTCTTTGAACTGGTAGGTATGGAACCGCTCAATCATCCTATGGTCTGGCAAGGAATGGGAATGGTTATAGGTGTGTATGGTCTAGGTTACTGGTGGGCGAGTTACGATCCCATGCGCCACTGGCCTATTGTCGCTGTGGGATTTTTGGGTAAAATTTTTGGTCCCGTGGGATTTGTTTTTAATTACCTCCAGGACATTGTTCCCTTTGAATTTATCTATACGCTTATCACTAACGATTTCATCTGGTGGATTCCGTTTTTCTTGATCTTGAGAAAAGTTCACGTCGAATATAAATGGCGATTGTCATGA